One window of Camelina sativa cultivar DH55 chromosome 4, Cs, whole genome shotgun sequence genomic DNA carries:
- the LOC104783059 gene encoding cyclin-U2-1 — translation MDSLAISPRKLRSDLYSYSYQDDSNSNTPLVISVLSSLIERTLARNERISRSYGGFGKTRVFDCREIPDMTIQSYLERIFRYTKAGPSVYVVAYVYIDRFCQNNQGFRISLTNVHRLLITTIMIASKYVEDMNYRNSYFAKVGGLETEDLNNLEIEFLFLMGFKLHVNVSVFESYCSHLEREVSIGGGYQIEKALRCAEEIKSRQTVQDPKHHQFSRILL, via the exons atggattctCTAGCGATTTCTCCTAGGAAGCTCCGATCAGACCTTTACTCATACTCTTACCAAGATGACTCCAACTCCAACACACCTCTCGTCATCtctgttctctcttctctgatCGAGCGGACTTTAGCTAGGAACGAGAGAATCAGCCGGAGCTACGGTGGTTTTGGTAAGACACGTGTCTTTGATTGCCGGGAGATTCCTGATATGACTATTCAATCGTACCTTGAGAGGATTTTTCGGTACACCAAAGCCGGTCCATCGGTTTACGTCGTGGCTTATGTCTACATTGACCGGTTCTGCCAGAATAACCAAGGTTTCAGAATCAGCCTTACCAATGTACATCGTCTCCTCATCACAACTATCATGATCGCTTCCAAATACGTCGAAGATAT GAATTACAGAAACTCATACTTTGCGAAAGTAGGAGGATTAGAGACAGAAGATTTGAACAATTTGGAGATAgagttcttgttcttgatggGATTTAAGTTGCATGTGAATGTGAGTGTGTTCGAGAGTTACTGTAGTCATCTTGAGAGAGAAGTTAGTATTGGAGGAGGTTATCAGATTGAGAAGGCATTACGTTGCGCTGAGGAAATCAAATCTAGACAAACTGTTCAAGATCCTAAACACCATCAATTTTCTCGAATCTTGCTGTAG
- the LOC104783060 gene encoding uncharacterized protein LOC104783060 has translation MDPNWFFTIVADAAPKNGKIFGEEYGLEEIEKQLKAINKPAIKSFTTDRGDIFDCVDINKQLAFDHPLLKNHTIQKVPNLVSKRKNAPIRFECPHGTVIVKRITKQDLLSAHKLKSTGFESLSPQTNGIRPNGHHSAGLGYRGQVSEASGHINAWSPGVSPRQFSQSRVLVSRQYNSIQAGWQVYSARWDNPPRWDNDTRFYTYWTADGFKKRGCFDMHCPGFVQISQTNPLGTYADAFSARDHRQYYIDVKISRDPHSGNWLLFYETEAIGYWPKELFTAKGLSQVASYASWGGEVYSPIGEKSPPMGSGSFAQEGYQRAAFVNAIKVRDGLWRLTKPVGVKVYADQPKCYNAKYFTSSDGEPWTTSVFFGGPGGC, from the exons ATGGACCCTAATT GGTTTTTTACGATAGTTGCAGATGCAGCACCAAAGAATGGTAAAATATTCGGAGAAGAATATGGTCTGGAGGAGATTGAGAAGCAACTTAAAGCTATAAACAAACCTGCAATTAAGAGTTTCACA ACAGACCGTGGTGACATCTTTGACTGCGTGGACATTAACAAGCAGCTTGCCTTTGATCACCCTTTGCTGAAGAATCACACCATTCAG AAGGTCCCAAATTTGGTTTCGAAAAGAAAGAATGCTCCTATTCGATTTGAGTGCCCACACGGGACAGTGATTGTCAAGAGAATTACAAAGCAAGATCTCCTTAGCGCACACAAATTGAAATCCACTGGATTCGAAAGTCTGAGTCCCCAAACCAATGGTATACGCCCAAATGGTCATCAT TCTGCAGGGCTAGGATACAGAGGCCAAGTTTCTGAAGCTAGTGGACATATAAACGCATGGAGTCCTGGTGTGTCACCTCGTCAATTTAGTCAATCACGCGTTTTGGTCTCCAGACAGTACAATAGTATCCAGGCCGGTTGGCAG GTCTACTCAGCTCGCTGGGATAACCCACCTCGCTGGGATAACGACACTCGCTTCTATACATACTGGACA GCAGATGGTTTCAAGAAGAGAGGATGTTTCGATATGCATTGTCCTGGTTTTGTCCAAATTAGCCAAACAAATCCACTTGGTACTTACGCTGATGCCTTTTCTGCACGAGATCACAGGCAGTATTACATAGATGTCAAGATAAGCCGG gatcCGCATTCAGGAAACTGGTTGCTATTTTACGAGACAGAGGCAATCGGTTACTGGCCTAAAGAATTGTTTACAGCAAAAGGCTTATCTCAGGTAGCATCATATGCATCATGGGGAGGAGAAGTCTATAGCCCAATTGGTGAGAAGAGCCCACCGATGGGAAGTGGGAGTTTTGCACAAGAAGGGTACCAAAGAGCGGCTTTTGTCAATGCCATTAAGGTGAGGGATGGTTTATGGAGACTTACCAAACCAGTCGGTGTGAAGGTTTACGCGGATCAACCAAAATGttataatgcaaaatattttACGAGTAGTGATGGTGAACCTTGGACCACTTCTGTGTTCTTTGGAGGTCCTGGGGGTTGCTAA
- the LOC104783062 gene encoding putative expansin-B2, which produces MAVLVVVRYYMIVNLLFPLTCLLLNLTHCFSPNKLNVSAVTTSNSDWSIAGATWYGDPNGYGSDGGACGYGTAVAQPPFAKMVSAGGTSLFKSGKGCGACYQIKCTSKSECSKNPVTVVITDECPGCVTESVHFDLSGTAFGAMAVSGQSSQLRGAGVLEILYRKVECKYIGKTVTFQVDEGSNANYFAALVEYEDGDGEIGRVELKQALDSDTWISMSHLWGAVWKLDVSSPLRAPLSLRVTSLDSGETVVATDVIPAGWKPGAKYKSNVNFQV; this is translated from the exons ATGGCAGTTCTTGTCGTAGTACGATATTACATGATTGTGAACTTGCTCTTTCCTCTAACTTGTCTTCTCTTAAACTTAACTCATTGCTTTAGCCCCAACAAACTCAACGTTTCAGCCGTCACGACCAGCAATTCTGATTGGTCTATCGCCGGAGCTACATGGTATGGCGACCCCAACGGATACGGAAGCGAcg GTGGAGCTTGTGGTTATGGAACTGCTGTAGCACAACCTCCTTTTGCGAAAATGGTATCAGCCGGAGGTACTTCGTTGTTCAAGTCAGGAAAAGGATGTGGCGCATGTTACCAG ATAAAATGCACTTCGAAATCGGAGTGTTCGAAGAATCCGGTTACGGTAGTGATTACAGACGAGTGTCCTGGATGCGTTACAGAGTCGGTCCATTTCGATTTGAGTGGTACAGCGTTTGGTGCCATGGCCGTTTCTGGTCAGAGTAGCCAGCTTCGCGGTGCCGGAGTTTTGGAGATTCTTTACAGAAA AGTTGAGTGCAAATATATTGGGAAAACGGTGACGTTTCAAGTGGATGAAGGTTCAAACGCTAATTACTTCGCGGCTTTGGTTGAGTATGAAGACGGAGACGGCGAAATTGGCCGAGTCGAACTCAAACAAGCTCTAGATTCTGACACGTGGATATCTATGAGCCACTTATGGGGAGCCGTGTGGAAGCTGGACGTGTCGTCACCTTTGCGGGCACCGCTGTCTCTTCGAGTGACTTCGCTGGACTCCGGCGAAACTGTTGTGGCTACCGATGTCATTCCGGCCGGCTGGAAACCCGGTGCCAAGTACAAATCGAACGTGAACTTTCAAGTGTAG
- the LOC104784417 gene encoding expansin-B4-like has translation MASSRKYFALALFAVSIKFCYCHNETIDVAGWGAAGVTWYGEPEGAGSTGGACGYGSAVANPPLYAMVSAGGPSLFNNGSGCGTCYRIVCSGNPACSGRPITVTITDECPGGPCSSKAVHFDLSGRATGALAKPGQAYRLRSAGVLRVYYKRTACLYRGTNIAFRMDAGANPYYIAFVVEYEDGDGDLASVKIQPAGRNFMPMQEMRSAVWKINSGSALRGPFNIRLTSRESHKVVVAQNVIPTYWKPDKTYRSIVNFH, from the exons ATGGCATCATCACGTAAATATTTCGCTCTGGCTCTTTTCGCAGTCTCAATAAAGTTTTGTTATTGCCATAATGAGACTATAGATGTTGCTGGATGGGGGGCCGCCGGTGTTACTTGGTACGGTGAACCTGAAGGCGCCGGTAGTACCG gagGAGCTTGTGGGTACGGTTCCGCGGTTGCTAATCCACCGTTATACGCGATGGTTTCAGCCGGAGGCCCTTCACTGTTCAACAATGGATCAGGATGTGGAACATGTTATCGG aTTGTGTGCAGCGGGAATCCAGCATGCTCGGGGAGACCAATAACAGTGACGATAACCGACGAGTGTCCCGGTGGTCCTTGCTCCTCCAAAGCAGTCCACTTTGATCTTAGCGGCAGAGCCACGGGTGCCTTAGCCAAACCTGGCCAAGCCTATCGACTTCGATCCGCTGGTGTTCTACGTGTTTACTACAAACG CACGGCGTGTTTATATCGAGGAACTAACATAGCTTTCCGAATGGACGCTGGGGCAAATCCATACTACATTGCATTTGTTGTCGAGTATGAAGATGGCGATGGAGATTTGGCCTCCGTTAAGATTCAACCCGCCGGCAGAAACTTCATGCCCATGCAAGAAATGAGGTCTGCCGTATGGAAGATCAACTCCGGAAGTGCTCTAAGAGGTCCATTCAACATCAGACTTACCTCTCGTGAGTCTCATAAAGTAGTCGTTGCTCAGAATGTTATTCCGACATATTGGAAGCCCGACAAAACTTACCGTTCAATTGTTAACTTTCATTAG
- the LOC104783063 gene encoding zinc finger protein ZAT4-like — protein MERYKCRFCFKSFINGRALGGHMRSHMLTLSEKPELYELTGEQQEEERPSQLSSHDDDDTESDDASSSSDEFDHLKRNRSTHDDGCEFDFAEDDDDDVESETESSRINPTRRRSKRTRKLGSFDFDDFKKLETSQPGELVVTEPDHHSSASDTTTEEDLAFCLIMLSRDKWKQHKKKKTTKTRVEEEDECEDYKSSKNKGGGGRGRFKCETCGKEFKSYQALGGHRASHKKNKACTAKTEQVKTEYVHGGVTVTEKRVHECPICFRVFISGQALGGHKRSHGSSIGAGRLNVNQIVRIHKDEQEEEVSMKQGTIDLNLPAPNEEDETSLVFDEW, from the coding sequence ATGGAGAGATACAAGTGTAGATTTTGCTTCAAGAGCTTTATCAATGGAAGAGCTTTAGGTGGTCACATGAGATCTCACATGCTTACTCTTTCTGAAAAACCTGAACTTTACGAGTTAACTGGTGAGCAACAAGAAGAGGAGCGGCCGAGTCAACTCAGTTCCCACGACGACGACGATACGGAGTCGGatgatgcttcttcttcgtctgatGAGTTTGATCATTTAAAGAGGAATCGTAGTACTCATGATGATGGATGTGAGTTTGATTTTGcggaagacgacgacgacgacgttgAAAGCGAAACCGAGTCTTCGAGGATCAACCCAACTCGGCGACGATCTAAGCGGACTCGGAAACTTGGATCGTTCGATTTCGACGACTTTAAGAAGCTTGAAACGAGCCAACCCGGTGAGTTAGTAGTGACGGAGCCAGATCATCACAGCTCAGCTTCTGATACAACGACGGAGGAAGATCTCGCCTTTTGTCTCATTATGCTATCTAGAGACAAATGGAAgcaacacaagaagaagaagacgacaaagacacgtgtagaagaagaagatgaatgcgAAGATTACAAATCGAGCAAGAacaaaggaggaggaggaagaggtagATTCAAGTGTGAGACTTGTGGTAAAGAGTTTAAATCGTATCAAGCATTAGGAGGACACAGAGCAAGCCACAAGAAGAACAAAGCATGCACGGCGAAAACAGAGCAAGTTAAAACAGAGTACGTTCATGGAGGAGTCACGGTCACGGAGAAGAGAGTTCATGAATGTCCGAtctgttttagggttttcatttCAGGACAAGCACTTGGAGGTCATAAGAGATCTCACGGAAGCAGTATAGGAGCAGGAAGATTGAATGTAAATCAAATTGTTCGAATCCATAAAgacgaacaagaagaagaagtatcaATGAAACAGGGGACGATTGATCTCAATCTTCCTGCAcctaatgaagaagatgaaacctCTTTGGTGTTCGATGAATGGTGA
- the LOC104783064 gene encoding SPX domain-containing protein 3 — MKFGKRIKEQIQESLPEWRDKFLRYKELKNLISSPAPAESIFVGLLNAEIDKFNAFFVEQEEDFIIHHKELQYRIQRLVEKCGDNEEMFRLEIGEIRKDIVNFHGEMVLLVNYSNINYTGLAKILKKYDKRRGGGIRSPFIQKVLHQPFFKTDLVSRLVREWETTMDAVFPAKVAEEGYERSAAVTSAAAGEGIFRNTVAALLTMREMRRGSSTYSAFSLPPLNLSDSDLVLRSVHLSSPIPIP, encoded by the exons atgaaGTTTGGAAAGAGGATTAAAGAACAGATACAAGAGTCGTTGCCGGAGTGGCGAGACAAGTTTCTCCGTTACAAGGAACTCAAGAACCTGATCTCATCTCCTGCTCCGGCTGAATCTATATTCGTTGGTTTGTTGAACGCAGAGATCGACAAGTTTAATGCTTTCTTTgtggaacaagaagaagatttcatCATCCACCACAAG GAATTGCAATATCGGATTCAGAGATTGGTTGAGAAATGTGGAGACAATGAAGAAATGTTTAGATTGGAGATTGGTGAGATCAGAAAGGATATAGTCAATTTCCATGGAGAAATGGTTCTTCTTGTCAACTACAGTAACATCAATTACACTG GATTAGCAAAGATATTAAAGAAGTACGAcaagagaagaggaggaggaataAGATCACCGTTTATTCAAAAGGTTCTTCATCAGCCTTTTTTCAAGACTGATCTTGTTTCAAGACTAGTGAGAGAGTGGGAGACGACGATGGACGCGGTGTTTCCCGCGAAGGTGGCGGAGGAGGGTTACGAAAGATCCGCGGCTGTGACTTCGGCAGCGGCGGGAGAAGGTATATTTAGGAATACGGTCGCGGCGTTGTTGAcaatgagagagatgagaagaggAAGTTCGACTTATAGTGCATTCTCACTTCCGCCGCTAAATCTTTCCGATTCCGATCTTGTTCTCCGATCTGTTCACCTCTCTTCTCCCATACCTATTCCTTGA
- the LOC104783065 gene encoding vesicle-associated protein 1-2, protein MSNELLTIDPVDLQFPFELKKQISCSLYLGNKTDNYVAFKVKTTNPKKYCVRPNTGVVHPRSSSEVLVTMQAQKEAPADMQCKDKFLLQCVVASPGATPKDVTHEMFSKEAGHRVEETKLKVVYVAPPRPPSPVREGSEEGSSPRASVSDNGNASDFTAAPRFSADRFDAQDNSSEARALVSRLTEEKNSAVQLNNRLQQELDQLQRESKRSQSGGIPLMYVLLVGLIGLILGYIMKST, encoded by the exons ATGAGTAACGAGCTTCTCACCATCGATCCTGTCGACCTTCAATTCCCTT TTGAGTTGAAGAAGCAGATCTCTTGTTCTCTCTATCTTGGTAACAAGACTGACAATTATGTCGCCTTCAAG GTTAAGACGACGAATCCAAAGAAGTATTGCGTTAGGCCTAATACTGGTGTTGTTCATCCCAGATCCTCTTCTGAAGTCTTAG TGACCATGCAAGCTCAAAAGGAAGCTCCTGCTGATATGCAGTGTAAAGACAAGTTCTTGCTTCAATGTGTTGTGGCTAGTCCCGGAGCCACCCCCAAGGATGTTACTCATGAGATG TTTAGCAAAGAGGCAGGGCATCGAGTTGAGGAGACTAAATTGAAAGTTGTATATGTTGCTCCACCACGACCACCATCACCCGTTCGAGAAGGATCTGAAGAGGGCTCCTCACCTAGGGCTTCTGTCTCTGATAATGGCAATGCTTCTGACTTTACTGCT GCTCCAAGATTTAGCGCCGACAGGTTTGATGCTCAGGACAACTCATCTGAG GCAAGAGCACTCGTCTCAAGACTCACTGAGGAAAAGAACTCTGCGGTTCAACTGAACAACAGGCTTCAACAAGAATTG GATCAGTTGCAGCGCGAAAGCAAGAGAAGTCAGAGTGGGGGAATCCCATTAATGTACGTTCTTCTTGTTGGACTAATCGGTCTAATCTTGGGATACATTATGAAGAGCACATGA
- the LOC104783066 gene encoding phosphatidate cytidylyltransferase 4, chloroplastic: MVKGAMASFAEPVLSTSLCTCPCRRKPLILPLSLAYSSLRLVSDPKPLFRSGLGRVSVKRRFLTAVARAESDQLGDDDNSKGIDRIHHDLQNVEDKQKKASQLKKRVVFGIGIGLPVGCVVLAGGWVFTVALAASVFIGSREYFELVSSRGIAKGMTPPPRYVSRVCSVVCALMPLLTLYFGNIDILVTSAAFVVAIALLVQRGSPRFAQLSSTMFGLFYCGYLPCFWVKLRCGLAAPALNTGIGRTWPILFGGQAHWTVGLVATLISFSGVIATDTFAFLGGKAFGRTPLTSISPKKTWEGTFVGLVGCIAITILLSKSLSWPQSLFSSIAFGFLNFFGSVFGDLTESMIKRDAGVKDSGSLIPGHGGILDRVDSYIFTGALAYSFIKTSLRLYGV, from the exons ATGGTGAAAGGAGCAATGGCGTCTTTTGCTGAACCGGTTTTATCGACTTCTCTCTGTACATGTCCTTGCCGTAGAAAACCCCTAATTCTTCCCCTTTCCTTGGCATATTCGAGTCTACGTCTCGTCAGTGATCCCAAACCATTGTTTCGTTCAGGCCTTGGTCGAGTTTCAGTTAAACGGCGTTTCCTCACAGCCGTTGCTCGAGCTGAATCAGACCAGCTTGGTGATGATGACAACTCAAAG ggAATTGATAGAATACATCATGACTTGCAAAATGTGGAAGATAAGCAGAAGAAAGCAAGCCAGCTTAAGAAAAGAGTAGTCTTTGGTATTGGCATTGGATTACCTGTTGGATGTGTTGTGTTAGCTGGAGGATGGGTTTTCACAGTAGCTTTAGCAGCTTCTGTTTTTATTGGTTCCCGTGAATATTTCGAGCTCGTTAGTAGTAGAGGCATAGCTAAAGGAATGACACCTCCTCCACGATATGTATCTCGAGTTTGCTCAGTTGTATGTGCCCTTATGCCATTACTTACTCT GTACTTTGGTAACATTGATATATTGGTGACATCCGCAGCATTTGTTGTTGCAATAGCATTGTTAGTACAGAGAGGTTCCCCGCGTTTTGCTCAGCTGAGTAGTACAATGTTTGGTCTATTTTACTGTGGTTATCTCCCATGTTTCTGGGTCAAGCTTCGCTGTGGTTTAGCTGCTCCTGCGCTTAACACTG GTATTGGAAGGACATGGCCAATTCTTTTTGGTGGTCAAGCTCATTGGACAGTTGGACTAGTGGCAACATTGATTTCATTCAGCGGTGTAATTGCGACAGACACATTTGCTTTTCTCGGTGGCAAG GCTTTTGGTAGGACACCTCTTACTAGTATCAGTCCCAAGAAGACATGGGAAGGGACTTTTGTAGGACTTGTTGGTTGTATAGCCATTACCATTTTACTCTCTAAATCTCTCAGTTGGCCTCAATCTCTGTTCAG CTCAATAGCTTTTGGGTTTCTCAACTTCTTTGGGTCAGTCTTTGGTGATCTTACTGAATCAATGATCAAGCGTGATGCGGGCGTCAAAGACTCTGGTTCACTCATCCCAGGACATG GTGGAATATTAGATAGAGTTGATAGCTACATTTTCACCGGCGCACTAGCTTATTCATTCATCAAAACATCCTTAAGACTTTACGGAGTTTGA
- the LOC104783067 gene encoding scarecrow-like protein 27, producing MPLSFERFQGEGVFGLSSSSSSFYPDSHKIWLNNQEDKTGVREAKQEEDLGYVVGSFLPEPTSVLDALRSPSPLASHSSTTTTLSSSHGGGTTVTATAVTPGDDNKCSHQMGLDDLDGVLSASSPGQEQSILRLIMDPGSAFGVFDPGFGFGSASSCPVTDDNSNPLCSFPFQEVTNTTEALINPTTNHCLFSSNPPLSPPAKRFNSGSHHHQPVFPFSDPDPVHDPVRRQHQFQFPFQFHQQQIPSPSSSSAAVAMVPVPSPGMAGDDQSVIIEQLFNAAELIGTNGNNNNGDHTVLAQGILARLNHHLNTSNHNHKSPFQRAASHIAEALLSLIHNDSSSLITPENLILRIAAYRSFSETSPFLQFVNFTANQSILESCNDSGFDRIHIIDFDVGYGGQWSSLMQELASGGGGGRRRNRASSLKLTVFAPPPSTVSDEFELRFTEENLKTFAGEVKVPFEIELLSIELLLNPAYWPLSLRSSEKEAIAVNLPINSVVSGYLPLILRFLKQISPNVVVCSDRGCDRNDAPFPNAVIHALQYHTSLLESLDANQNQDDSSVERFWVQPSIEKLLMKRQRWIERSPPWRSLFTQCGFSPASLSQTAEAQAECLLQRNPVRGFHVEKRQSSLVMCWQRKELVTVSAWKC from the coding sequence ATGCCCTTATCCTTTGAAAGGTTTCAAGGGGAGGGGGTGTTtggtttatcttcttcttcttcatctttttatcCAGATTCTCATAAAATCTGgttaaacaatcaagaagacAAAACCGGAGTCAGAGAAgctaaacaagaagaagatcttgGTTATGTTGTCGGTTCTTTTCTACCGGAGCCGACGTCTGTCCTCGACGCTTTAAGGAGTCCTAGTCCTCTCGCCTCTCATTCGTCAACCACCACCACGCTGTCTTCCTCTCACGGCGGTGGTACCACCGTCACCGCCACCGCCGTTACCCCCGGTGATGATAATAAATGTAGTCATCAGATGGGTTTGGATGATCTTGATGGtgttctctctgcttcttctcctgGTCAAGAACAGAGTATCCTGAGACTTATCATGGACCCGGGTTCTGCTTTCGGTGTTTTCGACCCGGGTTTTGGTTTCGGGTCTGCTTCTTCCTGCCCTGTCACTGATGATAATTCCAATCCTCTGTGCAGCTTCCCGTTTCAAGAGGTTACGAATACGACGGAAGCTTTGATCAATCCCACGACGAATCACTGTTTGTTCTCTTCTAACCCTCCGTTGTCTCCGCCGGCGAAACGGTTTAATTCcggatctcatcatcatcaacccgtTTTCCCTTTCTCGGATCCGGATCCGGTTCACGACCCGGTTCGTCGTCAGCACCAGTTTCAGTTCCCGTTTCAGTTTCACCAACAACAAATCccgtctccttcttcttcttcggcggCGGTGGCTATGGTTCCGGTTCCGTCTCCGGGAATGGCCGGCGATGACCAATCAGTCATCATCGAGCAGCTGTTCAACGCGGCGGAGCTTATCGGAACCAacggaaacaacaacaacggcgACCACACCGTTCTCGCGCAAGGGATATTGGCGCGGCTCAATCACCATCTCAACACTAGTAACCACAACCACAAGTCTCCGTTTCAGAGAGCTGCTTCTCACATCGCTGAAGCTCTCCTCTCACTCATCCACAACGACTCGTCGTCGTTAATCACGCCGGAGAATCTGATTCTTCGTATCGCCGCTTACAGATCCTTCTCCGAAACGTCGCCATTTCTCCAGTTCGTTAACTTCACAGCGAATCAATCGATTCTTGAGTCGTGCAACGATTCAGGGTTTGATCGGATCCACATTATCGATTTCGATGTTGGTTACGGAGGACAGTGGTCGTCTCTAATGCAAGAACTCGCTTCCGGAGGAggtggtggaagaagaagaaacagagcatcgTCTCTTAAATTAACAGTCtttgctcctcctccttcaaCAGTCTCCGATGAGTTCGAGCTTCGGTTCACAGAGGAAAATCTCAAAACTTTCGCCGGAGAAGTCAAGGTTCCGTTTGAAATCGAGCTACTAAGCATAGAGCTTCTCCTAAACCCGGCTTATTGGCCTCTCTCTCTCCGTTCATCGGAGAAAGAAGCAATTGCGGTGAATCTCCCGATAAACTCTGTCGTCTCCGGTTACCTCCCGTTGATCCTCCGTTTCCTcaaacaaatctcaccaaacGTCGTCGTTTGCTCAGACAGAGGATGTGACCGTAACGACGCGCCGTTTCCAAACGCTGTGATCCATGCGCTTCAGTACCACACCTCTCTGCTCGAGTCTCTTGATGCTAATCAGAACCAGGACGATTCGAGTGTAGAGAGGTTTTGGGTGCAACCTTCGATTGAGAAGCTGTTGATGAAACGTCAACGTTGGATTGAAAGATCTCCACCGTGGAGAAGCTTGTTTACGCAATGTGGGTTTTCTCCGGCGAGTTTGAGTCAGACGGCGGAGGCTCAGGCGGAGTGTTTGCTGCAGAGGAATCCGGTTAGAGGGTTTCACGTTGAGAAGAGACAGTCGTCACTTGTCATGTGTTGGCAAAGGAAAGAACTTGTTACTGTCTCTGCTTGGAAATGTTAG
- the LOC104783068 gene encoding autophagy-related protein 8e, with product MNKGSSFKLDNDFEKRKAEAGRIREKYPDRIPVIVEKAEKSEVPNIDKKKYLVPSDLTVGQFVYVIRKRIKLSAEKAIFIFVDNVLPPTGELMSSVYEDKKDEDGFLYITYSGENTFGASPI from the exons ATGAATAAAGGCAGCAGCTTTAAGCTGGACAACGATTTCG AAAAGAGAAAGGCTGAAGCTGGAAGGATCAGGGAGAAGTACCCTGACCGGATTCCG GTGATTGTGGAAAAGGCTGAGAAAAGTGAAGTCCCAAACATAGACAAGAAAAA GTACCTTGTGCCGTCAGACCTAACAGTTGGTCAGTTTGTGTATGTGATTCGGAAGAGAATCAAACTAAGCGCAGAGAAAGCTATCTTCATATTCGTAGACAATGTTCTTCCTCCTACTGGAGAGCTAATGTCAAGCGTCTACGAGGATAAGAAGGACGAAGATGGCTTCCTTTACATCACTTACAGTGGCGAGAACACATTTGGTGCTTCTCCAATCTAA
- the LOC104783069 gene encoding 14 kDa proline-rich protein DC2.15-like: protein MASKALAVTALLLTLNLLFFTFVTSTKCPPTTPKPPKSPKKDPAVKPTCPTDTLKLGVCADLLGLVNVLVGSPPKTPCCSLLQGLANLEAAVCLCTALKANVLGINLNVPIDLSLLLNYCGKKLPYGFQCD, encoded by the coding sequence ATGGCTTCTAAGGCTCTTGCAGTTACAGCTCTTCTTCTCACActtaatcttcttttcttcacttttgTAACCTCCACAAAATGTCCACCAACTACTCCTAAACCCCCTAAGTCTCCAAAGAAGGACCCTGCGGTTAAACCCACTTGTCCTACCGACACACTTAAGCTCGGTGTTTGCGCAGACTTATTGGGTTTAGTTAACGTTCTTGTTGGTTCTCCACCTAAGACTCCTTGTTGTTCACTTCTTCAAGGTCTTGCTAATCTCGAAGCTGCTGTTTGTCTCTGCACCGCTCTTAAAGCCAATGTCTTGGGGATTAATCTCAATGTTCCAATTGATCTAAGCTTGCTTTTGAACTATTGTGGCAAGAAACTTCCTTACGGTTTCCAATGTGATTGA